The Nicotiana tomentosiformis chromosome 2, ASM39032v3, whole genome shotgun sequence genome includes the window caaaaactgataaaatatgcttaattgcaggagtaACTGAAAAATGAGCAactaagatgaaatccaactcaataatgagtgatctgaactcaaggacaaaatcaggcacagaagctcaaagtgcggaccgcagattttcaTCTGCCGCTGCAGATTGCGAAGGAAAGTTTATCAGAGTCCAAATGCAAAGTGCGGCCACAGAAGTTAAGCAAGATCATAAATTCAGAGAGTTCTCATTCCAAGCTCAaaggaagtgcggaccgcacaattattgtgcggccgcagaagagccctgtgcggccgcactcagaaatgtgcagtCCGCCGAAGAACCATGTGCGCCGCACCCAGAAAAGTGGACCACAGAATATGAGAGATGCGGCCacggttcagaattgtgcggctgcatatTTATATCATGTCAAGACTGAAGCAGAGTGCGGACGcatatggaattgtgcggccgcagaacctccgagaAGGGCAATTTTGTCTGAAAATTCCAGCACTATATAAATAGAAtggtttcacttttttaggtcaacTTATGTACCTTTAGACATCATCACCCGTTTACTTTGCTTCTTTTGGttatttttgccatttttatctttttgaatattagttttatcatttcaatatttaatatgggtttaattatcacttcttcttcatctcctaatttaagcatgagtagctagatttttactagggttgtgacccaaccctagggtgtgaacttaatgggtgtttgatttattgcttgtttatagttgggtgttgattatctagcctagttcttgcttttatttgaagatttaatggttgcaaatattatctcatgcctaattgacttggtctctacttgagaaagagagacttagtctaggaaaacttggctagcaagaaattaggtcaatcgagagattgataaaccAAATTAAAGGGTTGTACCTCGAGATAGtacaacccgacttgagcttattatcaactgctttgttcaatacccatttggacttgagaaaaccaaattgggcaaaatcactctctgaccgagaggtattgagtgggtacttgagtgttgatagctataatataccccaacCAAGAAACAAGCTTTAAGGCTTACAGcccattaagcgaacacctaggtgaaggacATAGCCCTATGCCTTTTTACCATTTGAAAAACAAACAACTATAATTTGCTAGTTTTAATTCTTAGTTGtcattcttagtttaaaatagaTTTAAAAACAAACCAACTTTTGCGGAAGTGTAATCCGAGAAATTCAAACTCATTCACTCGAATATATACTCCTAAACCCCATTCATAGCTCCGtgtgaaaaatcgaccccgactctttgttgggtattactattgctcCGACCGTTTCATAACCCCAAATAGAGGTGTGGCTTGGACGAGATCACTCGGCCGAGATCAAATTcgaggtcctcactcggacgAAACAACCTAGCCATCCTCGATTCCTATCTTCGTCGATACTTGAGAATGCGGCTTTACTAGCCCAACGGGCAAGCTTGGTCAGTCCTCCCGGTAGAGTCGGGGGCTGTATAAACGCATAAGGTGGTCGATCGTGAAAGGGCACCCCTTGATCTTGCTCACAAAGAAatggaggaggattacgatcctccagaaagaggGGTGAATCTGACTGAGGTTACCTCGTATCTCTTGCAGAAGTCAATGATGACCGGGTCCAAGGGActcaacgtgaagggataagtgtaaacaattAAAAATCCCTCGACGTGGGTGGTGATGGCTTCGTCAGGTTCAGGAACCACCACATGTTTGTCAGCCTAGTTGCAATCCTTTCTTACTTCAGAGAGAACATCCTCGGTAATCGAGCATATGTACCTCGATACCGCCTCACATCGGCCTGGTACGGAAGAAGGTTTTTCAACGTTGAAATCGGCATTGACCGGGCACCCTCCGGGAATAAACATTATTAGAGGAGGCTTCGTTACTGGTTCCTCGATAGCAGTGCGTGAGACAATTTCCTCGGTAGCCGGCCGCGAGAAagagggagtttctttttgggatacggattttgaagtcttcgccatttcttTTAAAATGAAGGAAAATGAGGGAGTTAAAAGAGTATGCTCGATGATTTGGGATAAAGACAGATCAGAAGTTCTTATAAAAGGATTTCAGAATAACCAGAAAATTAATGCTTGGAAGTAGGGGTGTACATAAaccgggttggttcgaatttgatcaaaaccaaaccaaaccaactatatcggtttggattggttcggttttgtcggttTTTTCGGGTTTCTCGGGTTTTTTTGTTACATGagtattatttcaatcttactttgttaaaattgtagataaagttttgataagtgaatatatatttagtaaatttgAAAAAACTGACAAACTTACTATCTATTAATATATTCTTATAGGAGTAGTTTTTTAGTagcacatgatagttattttcttagtcgtctaacaataaCTTGATGTATACTATTAAGGTTAAtcgaatttaataattatatataaaaatcaatatggaacctaaataataatatgtctatttaattttaaaatttttgaaatacCATTTTATATTCggaaaagatataagaatttaagtgatgatacaacccattatttaaaataaataaaaatggatgcacttcatagttctattaaatattacatcccatgaGAGGATCCCAAATATGTCTAGatgttttttaaagaaaattctatataaagtcttagaagtatatataaaaattatatatttatatgtcggtttggttcagatttttttactcaataccaaaccaaatcaaaccaaacctaatcggattttttaatcggtttggtttgactatTCGATTTGGTGTGGTTTTCCGGTTCGGTTTGAACACCCCTACTTGAAAGTGTTGAAATCTCTAAGGTACGAGGTAAGaaggtttgaaagtaaagtttgaatgaactaATGATGGGATATTTATAGTTTTCCAGCGACTGTTCACATCTGGGAATGGCCGACCGGCAACTGAcgagcatttaatgccattaaaacTTGACTAACGAGATGTTTCAactgttttgtcgtttctgtcacaaAATATCGAAGTCAGGATAGGAAGTTCATATCGCTTCTCGTCAtctactctccaaaaaatgaggggactatctgcatacggtcgaaatcgagctcgcttACAACTTGGTAGATTAGGTTTGGAACGTGGCAACCAAGGACTAAAGATCGACATCGAGTCCCACCGAGCTAGGACCCGAGGTCGGAACGCCTGCTTTCGACTAGCGGTGAGTCCggtgtcgaccttagcctcgaacgAGCTCGGAGAAACATTGTTGAGATTACttacagaagaccgaaatatccgtgactggCTGGATAttgcggcgggaatctcggcacgtatcaataaggaaccggcaatcagcaaatcaagaaatgctttaccttttatagaattgtagcCAAAGTAGgactcttctactatataaaaggggtctGGTAACTCATTAAAGACACTGTActcgcattccaaagcaatacattgttattttctttaagttaatattattttctttaagtTTTCGTCTCTCTTGTCTTGATATCGATCGAAGCACCAGGGCTCGAGGGTGATCAATTCTTCAGGTCTAAGATCactcaattcgtgtggtttgtatTTACTTTTCCATTACTTTTTTCGATTATAATCTAACATATCGTTTTGTATCAAGATAgaccacatatccttaaaaccatttacaaattcaattgttatccgattttgagggtaaacaataaTACAGTAATAAAAAGTCATATAAATTGCACTAAAAAGAATACTAAGATAGAGCTGCTTGTTTTATCGTATTGTACCTCTAAAATCACTAATTCTAATTTCTCTATAAGAAAAAGCTAATAAAAGAATGGAGTAAATTTTTTAGCCAAAGAAAACTAAAAAAGATGATTTTCCCTTTTCGTAAATAAATATGGCAACGAGAAAAAGAAGAATTGGATCTAAGCTGCTTCGGTCAGATGGGATTCAAATTAAATCCATCtcgtctttatttttattttcttcaatcaATATTGATCTAGAAGAAGAGCTAGTAATGATATTCACGTGAAACAAACGTGAGGACCAGTCAAATCGGACGGATAACATATTTTCTTCCACTCGCAGCACGTTTACATATCTACCTACTTCTCCAAGTCCACCAAAGGAAAGCAATTAGCTGAAAGGTGGCCAATTTGGAAAGTTCTCAATACTAGAATTTTGTTTggctttatatttttctttttaattattttaaaagaaCGTTATACTTCATTATTAATGAATACTTAATAAGACGATTTATACTCACATAAATTTATAAAACTTTTTTTAGATCATAAATTTTATTCTTCTTTAAATTTCCTTCTCAGTCAATTACCATGATGCAAAATGAAATGGAAGGAGTATTAATTATGATTAACCTTTTGAAAATAGAATCTGAAATATATTTGGAATATATTTCGCATATTCTTCCTTCTAATGTGCGCTACGAATATCCAGACAACTTTAAGAAGGAAAAAAATAGACACACATAGACGTGACTCGAACACAAAATTTACCAACCAGCCAATATAGATAATATTCAACACAATTACATTTCATTTTATAGTAAGTGGCCTaataatagtgatatcatagtctagAAAATTACTAAAACAATATTCCAAAAAGAATTATTGTGCCAGGCTTGATGCATGCATAGCCGAAAGCGTTAAACCATTATGTTCTACTTGAATTGACTTTCCTGGAAAATATAAACAATTATTGAATAGAGTATAATATTATATtgattttggaaaattttaaattaattaaaattaaattGTAATACTACAGAGAAGTTAGTTGAAAAAGGTCTTGCATTAAAGTTAAGGGCAATTCAAAATGTAAACCACTTAAATAAATTGCAGTTACCTTAGGAAATAGGAATGTGGATGATTAGGTATGAGCGTTGGTGAGAATTATGATGCATATTAATAACAAAAGTTTCAGCCATGTCAAATGCGTGATGGCtaggagaagaaaaaaaaacttaaaaagtAATATTCGCAATAGTATGGTGAATGAGATTGATGCAACTTGCAAGATATATTCGGATTATCGTGAAAATCATTGAGATGCTACATATTACACtaggggtcatttggtttgaAATATGTTATCTCGAGATTAATTATTTTAGGATAACCTCTACCTTCCTTGgataaaaaaaatactataatTTTAAGATAattaatctcaaaattagtaataAATACCGCAATTTTCTCTCaactaaatataaaataaattcttCTTATATTTAGTCATGAAATTAATTATTCTTTATCGCTTATACCAAACGAGCCCAATATTATTCTGAGGACAAGAAATATGATAAGCATATTGTGCCTCTTGAAAAACTATGTTACCAAAGTTAGGCCGTTAATAATGCTattcttttctttagattttattttatttccttttgtGCATTAAAATAATACTACATTATTGTATGTGATTAAAAAAAATGAAGTTAGCATGACGTGGCAAAACTAGAGGGATAAAGTTGATGGGTGGCTTAATACAGATTTAGGTACATTTCATAATGTATTGCTCTTAATTTAagtcttgatttttttttaatattaatttatgtCTTGATCACcaaggaaaataattaaaaaaacatAAAGCATGAGAAGAGGGAGGAAATTCAACAGTTGAGGACGCGTCTGATCTACGTGAGAATTGATCAAGAGGAATATCCAAAAGCATAACCCCGTTGTGGATTGGGAATATTCTTTCGTGTCAATGGAGATCCCATTCCAATTCCACCCTCCTTAAATACCATTGTTGTACATTACATCTTTCCTAACTTCTCGTACAATTTCCATCTCCTTTCTTTGTCCAAAATTTCTTCCCCGTTTTCTctctttattttttctaatacaaTGGCTCTTAAAGCCGTTCATGTTTCTGATGTTCCCAATTTAGATCAAGTCCCTGAGAAACCTTCTCTAGCTCTCTATTCCACCCGCTTCTCTCAAGGTTTGTTTTgtgtctatttttattttgagttgttTCACATTGTGTGGATTTGCAGAGAATTTGACAGAATATTGATTTTATGCAGGGGTTGAAATTGGAAGAACATCGTTCAAGCCATCGAATTTTTTAGTCGTTGGCCATAGAGGGAACGGGATGAATTTGTTGCAGTCTTCTGACCGGAGAATGAAGGCTGTTAAGGAAAATTCAATTCTTTCATTCAATTCAGCTGCTAATTACCCCATCGATTTTATCGAGTTTGACGTTCAGGTAGGAATATACTTTCTCTTCCCCCCATTGTTTTTTCAATGTTTTCCTCTctgtttccttttttttcttctcttttttgggGGTTTTCCGGCGAATATTTTGTTTCGTGCGCACCGCGTGCAATAtttgttttttttccttctatCTACTGTAGCAAACCGTAAAGCCCGAAAATCAATAAAATTTTCTCCGTAATAGTCACGACAAattttttaaaaaggaaaaaagtcCGTCTTTTTTAGCCCATTTGAATAACTGTTGTAAATGGGATTTTGGACAATTTACTTTAATTCCAAAACCCTAGCAATTGGATCTTGCCCGAGAATTCTAAGAAAAATTCAGCAACGTAAATGAAAATTaggttaaaaaaatataatatgcTAGTTTAAACCCGATGTTTTTTCCCATGTTCACCACAAGTAAATTTACAATGATATTTTATAATGATACTGATTTGTCTCTCTTTTTCTCTGCTATCTTTTGGGATTGCAAATTAATAGATGTGTAAAGAGTATCATGAAAAAAGTTGCTGATTACTTGGAGTAAAGAGCCCCTTGGGCTTTGACGGGAAAGTAAAGAAGTAAATGTCGTTTTTTGTAGGTGACAAAGGATGATTGCCCCATCATTTTTCACGACAacttcatcctcactcaagaaaATGTAAGCTCTTCCAATTTCTTTATGATTTACCTTTTCCTTTTATGTACTTTGAGCTTGATTCTCATGGTTGCAGTTATGTAATTTATGCAGGGTACAATCTATGAAAGAAGAGTAACCGAATTGACGGTTGCTGAATTTCTTAGCTATGGACCTCAAAAGGAAGAGAGTGTCACTGGAAAACCTTTACTGAGGAAAacaaaagatggaaagattgttAGCTGGACAGTTGAAACGGATGATTCAGTGTGTACCTTAAAAGAAGCCTTTGAGAAAGTGAACGCTTCTATTGGCTTCAACATCGAACTCAAATTTGATGACCACATTGTTTATGAGCAAGACTACCTCGTCCGCGTTCTTCAAGCCATTTTACATGTTATCTCAGAGCACGCTAAAGGCAGACCAATTATCTTCTCAAGTTTCCAGCCTGATGCTGCTCTGCTTGTCAAGAAACTCCAGACTGCTTACCCTGTATGTTCCATTTTATTAAACTAGATTAGAAAAAGCTATGATTTCAATTAGTAGTACTATTTTCAATTGATTTTGACTTTTGGCATTACAATCTTGCAGGTATTTTTCCTCACAAATGGAGGAACAGAAATTTACTATGATGTTAGAAGGAACTCATTGGAGGAGGCCACTAAACTGTGTTTAGAGGGTGGTCTTGAAGGGATTGTTTCAGAAGTCAAAGGAATCTTTAGGAATCCAGGAGCAGTTAACAAGATCAAAGGGTCTAAGCTCTCTCTTATGACATATGGCAAATTGAAGTGAGTAATCAATATTGATTCACATGTTGTTTCATCAGTATTACTAATCAATGATCTGTGAAGGAGGAACACTAACTGTTTTCTGTTTTTTTGTGTCTCAGTAACGTGCCTGAAGCTGTGTATATGCAACATCTGATGGGAATAGATGGGGTGATTGTGGATTTGGTTCAAGAAATAACAGAGGCTGTGAGTAACCTAGTGAAGAAGCCTGAGGAGGTTGAAGATGAGATTTTGCTTGAAGGGGAGGAGAAAGTTCAAAATAGACCTCAATTCTCACAAAGGGAATTGTCTTTTCTTCTCAAGCTTATCCCCGAATTGATACAATAACATGCCTGCTCACTACTTTATGTTTGTATTTCTAGTGTGTCAAAACAAATCAGTCAAATACCAACAAGGACATTCCCCATTTCCCACCTTTTGGTTATTGTAGATAGTGTTTTTAAGCCATATAACTTGTTTACAAGCGTTATTGAGTGCTCACCCCTTTCGCTCTGGGATTGTCATACTTTAGTGTAGAAATTTAGGTATGGCCTTCAACTTtttcattttttccttttttcttcgtAACCTTTACTACCTCTCGTTCTGTCATTTTTTCTGGCCATACCGGGTCCTCTGTAATCGACTATTGTACAATATCCTTGAACCAGAGATAAAGAAGCAAAGGTTCCACATCTATAGATGTTACTCCtattgtttattttcttaatttcatGTGCATATTACTCTGCCAAGTGCCATCTCCGTTACTACAACAGGATGCTACTATTAGTGTGAATATTTGTTTTGATAACAGCTTTATGAACACTAGGGCGGTAAGTGGTTGAATTggacttttttattttatatacaaTTTATAACATTAGGAGGCATAGTTCTTGTATTGCTCACCAAAAATTACAGCATAAGAGACGAAGGCATCAACCTAGCCtcagttcaacaaaaaaaaaaaaaaaaaaaaacctgtAATAATAACCAGGGTCATACACAAGTAGGGGTGGACGTTCACTCGGTTCGGTTTGAAGAAATTTGGTTTGGTTATTTGGTTTTTGATTTTGTAAAAGTAGTAACCAAAATCGAATTGAAATAAGTTAGGTTCGGTTTTCTAATTTCAGTTTGATTTATTTCTAATCGGTTTTCGGTTTGAACATTATCATATTAGGTTGTTTCTATGTAATAATTGGACGGACGAATTTGTtggttttctttcaaaatttcgGTAAGTTAGAATAAAATGGTAAGTTTTGTTAAAGTTAAAAGTCTTAATTGGGTCTTTGATGAACTTCAAAATTAGGTATATATTATTACCTATGGGCTTAGCCTATATATAACTTAAAGAATCTATCTCTAATAATTCGGTTTTTCGGTTAACCAAACCAATTAAATTAATAACCGACAACCGAACCgaaaaattgaattttaaaattttaaactgaaACCGACCGAAAAAAACGAATAACCGAaaccgaaataaaaatatttttggttcaGTCGGTTTCTTCAGTTCTGACCGAAATATGCCCACCCCTATATACAAGTACAAAGATCCACAATCTAAGTTATAAACACTCATAGGATCTTATACCAGATTAGTACCCATGTACATCCAATTTATCCAAGACAAACCAGTGCCAAAAACAAAAAACTTATACAACACATTCCTCCTTTACTTATGCCTTATTGAAGTCATTTGAGCCTTGTCTATCAAATAGGGTCCAGCGGCACACCTGGGCAAATCTTTAGGATTGAGGAAAATGGATTCATTCTCCTCAATGCCCCATTTAGCAAGAGCATCTGC containing:
- the LOC104104116 gene encoding glycerophosphodiester phosphodiesterase GDPD1, chloroplastic: MALKAVHVSDVPNLDQVPEKPSLALYSTRFSQGVEIGRTSFKPSNFLVVGHRGNGMNLLQSSDRRMKAVKENSILSFNSAANYPIDFIEFDVQVTKDDCPIIFHDNFILTQENGTIYERRVTELTVAEFLSYGPQKEESVTGKPLLRKTKDGKIVSWTVETDDSVCTLKEAFEKVNASIGFNIELKFDDHIVYEQDYLVRVLQAILHVISEHAKGRPIIFSSFQPDAALLVKKLQTAYPVFFLTNGGTEIYYDVRRNSLEEATKLCLEGGLEGIVSEVKGIFRNPGAVNKIKGSKLSLMTYGKLNNVPEAVYMQHLMGIDGVIVDLVQEITEAVSNLVKKPEEVEDEILLEGEEKVQNRPQFSQRELSFLLKLIPELIQ